In Rahnella variigena, one DNA window encodes the following:
- a CDS encoding YccF domain-containing protein yields the protein MRTVLNILNFVLGGFFTTLAWLFATLVSIVLIFTLPLTRSCWEITRLSLMPFGNEAVHVDELYPEKRNALMSGGGTLLNIFWFIFFGWWLCLSHIMAGIAQCISIIGIPVGIANFKIAVIALWPVGRRVVSVELARQVREANASRLMKDGRIR from the coding sequence ATGCGCACAGTTCTCAATATTCTCAACTTTGTTTTAGGTGGTTTCTTTACCACTCTCGCCTGGCTATTTGCCACGCTGGTGAGCATCGTACTGATCTTTACCCTGCCCCTCACCCGCTCTTGCTGGGAGATCACCCGTCTGTCTTTGATGCCATTTGGCAACGAAGCCGTACATGTTGATGAATTGTATCCTGAAAAACGCAATGCGCTGATGTCCGGCGGTGGTACTCTGTTGAATATATTCTGGTTTATTTTCTTCGGCTGGTGGTTATGCTTGTCCCACATCATGGCGGGTATCGCTCAATGTATCAGTATTATCGGCATTCCGGTGGGCATCGCGAATTTTAAAATCGCCGTTATCGCACTGTGGCCGGTCGGACGCCGGGTGGTTTCCGTCGAGCTCGCCAGACAAGTTCGTGAAGCGAATGCCAGCCGTCTGATGAAAGATGGACGCATTCGCTGA
- a CDS encoding AraC family transcriptional regulator, with amino-acid sequence MDPLSDVLSLLKPRSYMSKGFEAGGKWSVQFPDHYQSIKCNAIITGECWLAVDGVPAAVHLKAGDCFVLPGGRPFRLASDLNLPPVDAGPIFQQAQDGGTVSCNGGKDFFLTGSRFAVSGANASTLLAMLPPVVHISKESDRQSLRWAVECMMQELRDERPGGLLIAQHMAHMMLVQALRMHVDNSPAGENSGWFAALADKQLSRALNAMHEDPANRWTVQTLAERAGMSRSVFSQKFKQAVGSAPLEYLTRWRMLLAGDRLANGKEPVSAVAFSLGYESESAFSTAFKRTLGCSPRQYGQKDQTDVENTASAE; translated from the coding sequence ATGGATCCTCTTTCAGATGTGTTGTCACTGCTGAAGCCGCGCAGTTATATGTCCAAAGGTTTTGAAGCCGGTGGCAAATGGTCGGTGCAATTCCCTGACCATTATCAGTCAATTAAATGCAACGCCATCATTACGGGTGAATGCTGGCTGGCAGTTGATGGCGTGCCCGCCGCAGTCCATCTCAAAGCTGGTGATTGTTTTGTGTTACCGGGCGGACGCCCGTTCAGGCTGGCGAGCGATCTGAATCTTCCGCCTGTCGACGCCGGGCCGATTTTCCAGCAGGCGCAGGATGGCGGGACTGTTTCCTGCAACGGCGGCAAAGATTTCTTTCTCACCGGAAGCCGGTTTGCAGTCAGCGGCGCAAACGCCTCAACCCTGCTGGCAATGTTGCCGCCAGTGGTGCATATCTCGAAAGAATCCGACAGGCAAAGTTTGCGCTGGGCAGTGGAATGTATGATGCAGGAACTGCGCGATGAGCGGCCTGGCGGATTGCTGATCGCGCAGCATATGGCGCACATGATGCTGGTGCAGGCGCTGCGGATGCACGTCGATAATTCACCGGCAGGTGAAAACAGCGGCTGGTTTGCTGCGCTGGCGGATAAGCAACTTTCCAGGGCACTGAATGCAATGCATGAGGATCCCGCAAACCGCTGGACGGTGCAGACGCTGGCTGAACGGGCGGGTATGTCACGTTCGGTGTTTTCGCAGAAATTTAAGCAGGCCGTCGGCAGTGCGCCGCTTGAATACCTGACGCGCTGGCGGATGTTGCTGGCCGGAGACCGGCTGGCGAACGGTAAAGAACCGGTATCAGCAGTGGCGTTTTCGCTCGGGTACGAATCAGAGAGCGCGTTCAGTACGGCGTTCAAACGCACATTGGGGTGTTCCCCGAGGCAGTACGGGCAGAAAGATCAAACGGACGTAGAAAATACAGCAAGTGCGGAGTGA
- a CDS encoding ABC transporter substrate-binding protein, producing MSNKLRISLIAVAVMMSFSAMSALPQGYPADYQKIVDAATKEGKVVVYSTTDTKAAGPLIQGFEATYPGIKVEYNDMNSTELYNRYISEQAAGGTSGDVVWSSSMDTALKLATDYAQEYKSPEQGQLPKWAVWKDKAYGTTYEPVVFIYNKRLIPAGDVPDSHAALAKLIASQTEKFNKKVTTYDIEKSGLGFMLSVQDFKADPNYFKTLADVAKGGLAVQSSTGTMMERVSSGENLIGFNILGSYAEARAKTDPSLGISYPKDYTLVLSRVSFISQESKNSNAAKLWLDYVLSEKGQSILANQADIPSIRNDIEGKNDIDGMTKMLGNALKPIPVDETLLEYLQQKKRLDYIKQWRTAAAK from the coding sequence ATGTCGAATAAATTACGTATCTCTCTGATTGCTGTGGCTGTAATGATGTCTTTCTCTGCAATGTCTGCATTACCTCAGGGCTATCCGGCCGACTATCAAAAAATCGTCGATGCGGCGACCAAAGAAGGCAAAGTTGTGGTGTATTCCACTACCGACACCAAAGCCGCAGGCCCGCTGATCCAGGGCTTCGAGGCGACTTATCCGGGTATCAAAGTCGAATATAACGACATGAACAGCACCGAACTGTACAACCGTTATATCAGTGAGCAGGCGGCGGGCGGCACCAGCGGCGATGTCGTCTGGAGTTCTTCCATGGATACCGCGCTGAAACTGGCGACAGACTACGCGCAGGAATATAAATCCCCTGAACAGGGTCAGTTACCAAAATGGGCGGTGTGGAAAGACAAAGCCTACGGCACGACCTATGAGCCGGTGGTGTTTATCTACAATAAGCGTCTGATCCCGGCCGGTGATGTGCCTGATTCACATGCAGCGCTGGCAAAACTGATCGCCAGCCAGACCGAAAAATTCAACAAAAAAGTCACCACGTACGATATCGAGAAATCCGGTCTCGGCTTCATGTTGTCGGTACAAGATTTCAAAGCCGATCCGAATTATTTCAAAACGCTGGCTGACGTCGCCAAAGGCGGCTTAGCGGTGCAGTCTTCCACCGGCACCATGATGGAACGCGTTTCTTCCGGCGAAAACCTGATCGGCTTCAACATCCTGGGATCGTACGCAGAAGCCCGCGCCAAAACGGATCCGTCGCTGGGGATTTCCTATCCGAAGGATTACACCCTGGTACTTTCCCGCGTGTCTTTCATCAGCCAGGAATCGAAAAACAGCAATGCTGCCAAACTGTGGCTGGACTACGTCTTGTCAGAGAAAGGGCAGAGCATTCTGGCCAATCAGGCTGACATTCCGTCCATCCGCAACGATATCGAAGGCAAAAACGACATCGACGGCATGACCAAAATGTTAGGCAATGCGCTCAAGCCAATCCCGGTCGATGAAACCTTGCTGGAATACCTGCAACAGAAAAAACGCCTGGATTACATCAAACAATGGCGTACCGCTGCTGCCAAGTAG
- the rlmI gene encoding 23S rRNA (cytosine(1962)-C(5))-methyltransferase RlmI: MTARLILAKGREKSLLRRHPWVFSGAVHRVEGKANSGETIDIVDSQGKWLARGAYSPSSQIRARVWTFKQDEDIDIEFFIRRLQQAQNWRDYIAKRDGLDGYRLIAGESDCLPGITIDRFQNFLVLQLLSAGAEYQRAPLIAALQHCYPECAIWDRSDVAVRKKEGLELTQGHVVGDEPPALLPIQEHGMSLLVDIKEGHKTGFYLDQRDSRLAARNYAAGRNVLNCFSYTGAFAVSALMGGCTKVTNVDTSQAALDVARQNVELNKLDLSKAEFVREDVFQLLRKYRTEGQQFDMIVMDPPKFVENKNQLASACRGYKDINMLALQLLRPGGILLSFSCSGLLPTDLFQKILADAALDAGREIQFVEQFRQAADHPVTGAYPEGLYLKGFACLVMN, translated from the coding sequence ATGACTGCACGTTTAATTCTGGCCAAAGGCCGTGAAAAATCACTTCTCCGCCGCCATCCGTGGGTATTTTCCGGCGCGGTACACCGTGTCGAAGGCAAAGCCAATTCCGGCGAGACTATAGATATTGTAGACAGTCAGGGAAAATGGCTGGCACGCGGTGCCTATTCACCGTCTTCTCAGATCCGTGCGCGTGTCTGGACGTTCAAGCAAGACGAAGATATCGACATTGAATTCTTTATCCGCCGTCTGCAACAAGCGCAAAACTGGCGCGATTATATCGCTAAGCGTGACGGACTGGACGGTTACCGCCTGATTGCTGGTGAATCCGACTGTCTGCCGGGCATCACCATCGATCGCTTCCAGAATTTCCTGGTGCTGCAACTGCTGTCAGCGGGTGCCGAATACCAGCGTGCGCCGCTGATTGCTGCACTGCAACATTGCTATCCTGAATGCGCAATCTGGGACCGCTCAGACGTCGCCGTGCGTAAAAAAGAAGGCCTGGAACTGACTCAGGGACATGTGGTCGGCGATGAGCCGCCTGCCCTGCTGCCGATTCAGGAACACGGCATGAGCCTGCTGGTGGATATCAAGGAAGGCCACAAAACCGGCTTCTACCTCGATCAGCGCGACAGCCGTCTTGCCGCACGTAACTATGCTGCAGGCCGCAACGTTCTGAACTGTTTCTCTTACACCGGGGCGTTTGCGGTATCGGCGCTGATGGGCGGCTGTACGAAAGTCACTAACGTGGATACCTCTCAGGCAGCGCTTGACGTGGCACGTCAGAACGTGGAGCTGAACAAGCTGGATCTGTCGAAAGCTGAATTCGTGCGTGAAGACGTATTCCAGCTGCTGCGCAAATATCGGACCGAAGGCCAGCAGTTCGACATGATTGTGATGGATCCGCCGAAATTCGTTGAGAACAAAAACCAGCTGGCGAGCGCCTGTCGTGGCTACAAAGATATCAATATGCTGGCGCTGCAACTGCTTCGTCCGGGCGGTATCCTGCTGAGCTTCTCCTGTTCCGGCTTGCTGCCAACAGATTTGTTCCAGAAAATTCTAGCCGATGCCGCACTCGATGCGGGACGCGAAATTCAGTTCGTTGAGCAATTCCGTCAGGCCGCCGATCATCCGGTGACCGGCGCCTATCCGGAAGGCCTGTATCTGAAAGGTTTCGCCTGCCTGGTGATGAACTAA
- a CDS encoding SDR family oxidoreductase produces MRVFVTGATGFVGSAVVQELLRAGHQVLGLARSDASAQALTDVGADVHRGSIEDLHSLTSGAAQADGVIHTAFIHDFSTFLENCEKDRLAIGALGAALKGTKKPLIVTSGTALVNTGRLATENDLPDPQGQNPRVASDLAVAKLAEEGVRVSLVRLPPSVHGAGDHGFVPLIIATAREKGESAYPGDGKNLWPGVNRFDAARLFVLALEKGAQNAIYHANSEEGVPFRDIATLIGKHLNLPVVSKDGQDLAAHFGWFTHFASLNNPTSSQFTRDILGWKPVHPDLLTDLDTAGYFE; encoded by the coding sequence ATGCGTGTATTCGTGACAGGTGCGACAGGATTTGTCGGTTCTGCGGTGGTGCAGGAATTACTGCGCGCAGGCCATCAGGTGCTCGGTTTAGCGCGTTCTGATGCTTCGGCGCAGGCGCTGACCGACGTGGGTGCCGATGTGCATCGAGGCAGTATTGAAGATCTGCACAGTCTGACGTCCGGCGCGGCGCAGGCCGACGGTGTGATCCACACCGCGTTTATTCATGACTTTTCGACGTTTCTGGAAAACTGTGAAAAAGACCGGCTGGCGATTGGTGCTTTAGGCGCAGCGTTAAAAGGCACAAAAAAACCACTGATCGTGACCTCCGGCACAGCGCTGGTGAATACCGGACGGCTGGCGACAGAAAATGATTTACCCGATCCGCAGGGACAAAATCCGCGCGTGGCGTCTGATCTTGCCGTTGCTAAGCTGGCAGAGGAGGGCGTGCGGGTTTCACTGGTGCGTCTGCCGCCCTCGGTGCATGGTGCGGGTGATCACGGATTTGTGCCGCTGATTATTGCGACGGCCCGCGAAAAAGGCGAATCCGCATATCCGGGCGATGGCAAAAATCTCTGGCCCGGGGTGAACCGTTTTGATGCCGCGCGTTTGTTTGTGCTGGCGCTGGAGAAGGGTGCGCAGAATGCGATATATCATGCGAACTCAGAGGAAGGCGTACCATTTCGCGACATTGCCACGCTGATTGGTAAGCACCTGAATCTGCCAGTGGTCAGTAAAGACGGGCAGGATCTGGCGGCGCACTTTGGCTGGTTCACGCATTTTGCTTCGCTGAATAACCCGACGTCTAGTCAGTTCACCCGCGATATTTTGGGCTGGAAACCGGTACATCCTGATTTACTGACCGATCTTGATACCGCCGGATATTTTGAATAA
- a CDS encoding CoA-binding protein, translated as MQDNDIRKILEEVKTIALVGASDNPGRPSYGVMAYLLSQGYEVIPVSPKLAGKELLGQKAYGSLAEIPHPVDMVDVFRNVEAAYGVAQEAIAIKAKVLWLQLDIINEQAAVLAKEAGLKVVMDRCPKIEIPRLGMEK; from the coding sequence GTGCAAGATAATGATATTCGCAAGATTCTTGAAGAAGTGAAAACTATCGCACTGGTCGGTGCCAGTGACAATCCGGGGCGTCCAAGCTATGGCGTGATGGCGTATCTGCTTTCTCAGGGCTATGAGGTGATTCCGGTCAGCCCGAAACTGGCAGGCAAGGAGTTACTGGGGCAAAAAGCCTACGGATCTCTGGCAGAAATTCCGCATCCGGTGGATATGGTGGATGTATTTCGTAATGTCGAAGCCGCGTATGGCGTGGCGCAGGAAGCGATTGCCATTAAGGCCAAAGTGCTGTGGCTTCAGTTAGACATAATCAATGAACAGGCTGCCGTGCTGGCAAAAGAGGCCGGATTAAAAGTCGTGATGGATCGTTGTCCGAAAATCGAAATTCCGCGTCTGGGGATGGAAAAGTAA
- the tusE gene encoding sulfurtransferase TusE codes for MLQFEGQIIETDAQGYLKNSQDWQEGMAPLLAEEEGIALTDAHWEVVRFVREFYLEFNTSPAVRMLVKAMAQKYGEEKGNSRYLFRLFPKGPAKQATKIAGLPKPVKCL; via the coding sequence ATGCTGCAGTTTGAAGGTCAGATTATTGAAACCGACGCTCAGGGTTACCTGAAAAACAGTCAGGACTGGCAGGAAGGCATGGCACCCCTGCTGGCGGAAGAAGAAGGGATCGCGCTTACCGACGCCCACTGGGAAGTCGTGCGTTTCGTACGCGAGTTTTATCTCGAATTCAATACGTCGCCTGCCGTACGCATGCTGGTGAAAGCGATGGCGCAGAAATATGGCGAAGAGAAAGGCAACAGCCGCTATCTGTTCCGGCTGTTCCCGAAAGGCCCGGCTAAACAGGCGACCAAAATTGCCGGTCTGCCCAAGCCGGTGAAGTGCCTGTAA
- the yccX gene encoding acylphosphatase produces the protein MATVSIAAYVYGMVQGVGFRFATQHQATGLGLTGYAKNLEDGSVEVVACGEQEKVEQLLAWLKQGGPKHARVDRVLSEPTAPGHYSDFKIKY, from the coding sequence ATGGCAACAGTCAGTATAGCCGCCTATGTGTACGGCATGGTGCAGGGCGTGGGTTTTCGTTTTGCGACCCAACATCAGGCCACCGGTTTAGGTCTGACCGGTTATGCAAAAAATCTTGAGGATGGCAGCGTCGAAGTGGTGGCGTGCGGCGAACAGGAAAAGGTGGAACAGCTGCTGGCCTGGTTAAAGCAGGGCGGGCCGAAGCATGCACGGGTAGATCGTGTGCTCAGCGAGCCGACCGCACCCGGCCATTACAGCGATTTCAAAATCAAATACTGA
- the hspQ gene encoding heat shock protein HspQ, giving the protein MIASKFGIGQQVRHRLLGYLGVVIDVDAEYSLEKPGVDDVAADDSMRTAPWYHVVMEDEEGQPVHTYLAEIQIDHEAARSHPEQTSLDDLAESVRRQLMAPRLRN; this is encoded by the coding sequence ATGATTGCCAGTAAATTCGGTATCGGCCAGCAGGTTCGCCACAGACTGTTAGGTTACTTAGGTGTGGTGATTGATGTCGATGCAGAGTATTCGCTCGAAAAGCCCGGTGTCGACGATGTCGCCGCTGACGATTCCATGCGCACCGCTCCCTGGTATCACGTGGTGATGGAAGATGAAGAAGGCCAGCCGGTTCATACCTATCTGGCGGAGATTCAGATTGATCACGAAGCCGCGCGTTCTCATCCGGAGCAAACGTCTCTGGATGACCTGGCTGAATCAGTCCGCAGACAGCTTATGGCGCCACGCCTGCGTAACTAA
- the mgsA gene encoding methylglyoxal synthase produces the protein MEYTTRTIAKQKHIALVAHDHCKNTLMKWVDKNVAELSKHVLYATGTTGNLVQRNTGINVKSMLSGPMGGDQQVGAMIAEGKIDLLIFLWDPLNAVPHDPDVKALLRLATVWNIPVATNVATADFLINSPLFQSEVDIVIPDYQRYLWSRLKE, from the coding sequence ATGGAATACACGACCCGTACGATCGCAAAACAAAAACACATTGCTCTGGTCGCGCATGACCACTGTAAAAACACCCTGATGAAATGGGTGGACAAAAACGTCGCCGAACTTTCCAAACATGTTCTCTACGCAACCGGCACCACCGGTAATCTGGTGCAGCGTAATACCGGCATCAATGTAAAAAGTATGCTGAGCGGCCCGATGGGTGGCGATCAGCAGGTTGGCGCGATGATTGCCGAAGGCAAAATCGATTTGCTGATTTTTCTGTGGGATCCGCTGAATGCGGTTCCGCATGACCCCGATGTGAAAGCCCTGCTGCGTCTCGCAACTGTGTGGAATATTCCGGTAGCGACCAATGTGGCGACCGCGGATTTCCTCATCAATTCCCCGTTATTCCAGTCTGAAGTCGATATTGTGATTCCCGACTATCAACGCTATTTATGGTCGCGCCTGAAAGAGTGA
- the yccA gene encoding FtsH protease modulator YccA translates to MDRIVASSSSSRAGSLLSTHRVLRNTYFLLALTLGVSAITATASTVLRLPSPGFLLTLVGFYGLMFLTYRTANSPAGILSAFALTGFMGYTLGPLLSSLLSVGAGDIIMLALGGTALVFFCCSAYVLTTRKDMSFLSGMMMAGFVVLLVAVIANLFLQIPALSLAISCLFILFSAGAILWETSNIIHGGETNYIRATVSLYVSLYNIFVSLLSILGLSSRN, encoded by the coding sequence ATGGATCGTATCGTTGCATCTTCGTCATCATCACGCGCTGGCTCGTTGCTAAGCACGCACCGGGTGCTGCGTAATACTTATTTTCTGCTGGCGCTGACTTTGGGCGTTTCCGCAATTACTGCGACGGCAAGTACGGTTCTAAGATTGCCGTCCCCCGGTTTTCTGCTGACGCTTGTTGGCTTCTATGGCCTGATGTTCCTGACTTACCGCACAGCAAATAGCCCGGCGGGTATTTTGTCCGCTTTCGCGCTGACCGGCTTTATGGGTTATACGCTCGGCCCGTTGCTGAGCTCGCTGCTTTCGGTCGGTGCCGGTGACATTATTATGCTGGCACTGGGCGGTACCGCACTGGTGTTCTTCTGCTGTTCAGCCTACGTGCTGACCACGCGCAAAGACATGTCGTTCCTTTCCGGCATGATGATGGCGGGTTTTGTTGTGCTGCTGGTGGCGGTGATCGCTAACCTGTTCCTGCAAATTCCGGCGCTGTCGCTGGCAATCAGTTGCCTGTTTATTTTGTTCTCTGCGGGCGCGATTTTGTGGGAAACCAGCAACATCATTCATGGCGGCGAAACCAACTATATTCGCGCGACCGTGAGCCTGTATGTCTCGCTGTACAACATCTTTGTCAGCCTGCTGAGCATCCTGGGTCTGTCATCGCGTAACTGA
- the helD gene encoding DNA helicase IV, which produces MELKSTSFGKHLAQHPYNRVRLLNAGVEVSGDKHHYLIPFNQLIQIRCKRGIVWGELEFELPEQKVVRLHGTEWQETQRFYQYLLNIWQTWSQEMSGVSAGVLHGQIEKITQIEQQDKWFKRADLADVQKDIQEAFSAVPVPVERLNDFDNCRDDYQTCLRWLEQGKRSVTQRNLAWTERVIADNRDFFDTVEVSPLNESQCRAVVNGEDSVLVLAGAGSGKTSVLVARAGWLLRRQEALPEQILLLAFGRQAADEMNTRIKQRLHTDGIKAKTFHALALQIIQEGSKKAPKISKLETDAKARRSLLIKTWQQQCAEKKVQASGWRQWMTDELEWTVPDGDYWKNKSLAERLGSRLERWLSLMRMHGGSQAEMIESAPEEVRDLFTKRIRLMAPLMKAWKTALKDEGAVDFSGLIHQAVNILEKGRFVSPWKHILVDEFQDISPQRALLLSALRKLNKHTSLFAVGDDWQAIYRFSGAELSLTTAFATNFGEGAQCALDTTYRFNDRIGEIANKFVQQNPHQLKKPLNSLTKGNKKNVVILPEDQMEKLLDKLSGYVTADERILVLSRYHHLRPQILEKAATRWPKLNLEFMTIHASKGQQAEYVIIVGLHEGNDGFPAAARESLLEEVLLPKPEDFMDAEERRLLYVAMTRAKHQVWLMQDKQRPSVFVEQLEDIGVPVQRKP; this is translated from the coding sequence ATGGAATTGAAATCGACCTCATTCGGGAAACATCTGGCGCAGCATCCGTACAACCGGGTGCGTCTGCTTAATGCGGGCGTTGAAGTCAGTGGCGATAAACATCACTACCTGATCCCTTTTAATCAGCTCATCCAGATCCGCTGTAAGCGCGGCATTGTCTGGGGTGAGCTGGAATTTGAATTGCCGGAACAGAAAGTCGTCCGTCTTCATGGTACCGAATGGCAAGAAACTCAGCGGTTTTATCAGTACCTCCTTAATATCTGGCAGACCTGGAGTCAGGAAATGAGTGGTGTCAGCGCGGGGGTATTGCACGGACAAATCGAAAAAATCACGCAGATTGAGCAGCAGGATAAATGGTTCAAACGGGCTGATTTAGCCGATGTACAAAAAGATATTCAGGAAGCTTTTTCTGCGGTTCCGGTGCCCGTAGAACGCCTTAATGATTTTGACAATTGCCGTGATGATTACCAGACCTGCCTGCGCTGGCTGGAGCAGGGGAAGCGCAGTGTCACACAACGTAATCTGGCCTGGACCGAACGGGTCATTGCGGATAATCGCGATTTTTTCGATACCGTTGAGGTTTCGCCTCTTAACGAAAGTCAGTGTCGCGCCGTGGTCAATGGTGAGGACTCCGTTCTGGTGCTGGCCGGTGCCGGTAGCGGTAAAACATCCGTGCTGGTGGCGCGTGCTGGCTGGTTGTTGCGTCGTCAGGAAGCACTTCCCGAGCAAATTCTTCTGCTGGCTTTCGGGCGTCAGGCTGCGGATGAAATGAATACCCGTATTAAACAACGGCTGCACACTGACGGGATTAAAGCCAAAACCTTCCATGCGCTGGCGTTACAAATTATTCAGGAAGGGAGCAAAAAAGCGCCGAAGATAAGCAAACTCGAAACGGATGCTAAAGCGCGTCGCTCGCTGCTGATCAAAACCTGGCAGCAACAGTGTGCGGAGAAAAAAGTCCAGGCCAGCGGCTGGCGGCAGTGGATGACCGACGAGCTGGAATGGACGGTTCCTGACGGTGATTACTGGAAAAATAAATCCCTGGCAGAACGTCTCGGAAGCCGTCTCGAACGCTGGCTCAGCCTGATGCGTATGCACGGCGGCAGTCAGGCAGAAATGATTGAAAGTGCGCCGGAAGAAGTCAGAGACCTGTTCACGAAACGCATTCGCCTGATGGCGCCGCTGATGAAAGCCTGGAAAACCGCGCTCAAAGATGAGGGCGCGGTAGATTTCTCTGGGCTCATCCATCAGGCGGTGAATATTCTGGAAAAAGGCCGCTTTGTCAGCCCGTGGAAGCATATTCTGGTGGATGAATTTCAGGATATTTCGCCACAGCGCGCATTGCTGCTTTCTGCCTTACGTAAGCTCAACAAACACACCAGTTTATTTGCGGTCGGGGATGACTGGCAGGCGATTTACCGTTTCAGTGGCGCCGAGCTTTCGCTTACCACCGCCTTTGCCACAAACTTTGGCGAAGGCGCGCAATGTGCGCTGGATACCACGTACCGGTTCAACGATCGTATCGGCGAGATTGCTAATAAGTTCGTCCAGCAAAACCCTCATCAGCTGAAAAAACCGCTGAACAGTCTGACCAAAGGTAACAAGAAGAATGTCGTGATCCTGCCTGAGGACCAGATGGAAAAACTGCTGGATAAGCTCAGCGGATACGTCACGGCCGACGAGCGGATTTTGGTGCTGTCGCGCTATCACCATCTGCGTCCGCAAATTCTCGAGAAGGCGGCAACGCGCTGGCCAAAACTCAATCTGGAATTTATGACCATTCACGCCAGCAAAGGGCAACAGGCAGAATATGTGATTATTGTCGGGCTGCATGAAGGGAACGACGGTTTCCCGGCGGCGGCGCGCGAATCCCTTCTGGAAGAAGTCCTGCTTCCGAAACCTGAAGACTTTATGGATGCTGAAGAGCGGCGTTTATTGTATGTGGCCATGACGCGGGCGAAGCATCAGGTCTGGCTGATGCAGGATAAACAGCGTCCGTCGGTATTTGTAGAACAGCTGGAAGATATCGGCGTTCCGGTGCAGCGTAAACCCTGA
- a CDS encoding YccT family protein codes for MKVCHALVALASLSLMASASATSLKLSPDVDVLVIDGKQMSGAILKGADSLELDGGQHQILFQVSKNLRAGLMPMYHSPALIVTFNAKSSRSVSFVLPKLSNETEAAQFNKQMNYQLVDDQGRQIPTQRDVLNMFNPGHTADAEKLMITYNLSGARAAVPLFAKGFTDKKTALAQETPSKISITYLHPLWTRLAANASFEQLLLWFKLPGEQERTS; via the coding sequence ATGAAAGTCTGTCATGCGCTGGTCGCATTAGCGAGTCTCAGCCTGATGGCGTCAGCTTCGGCGACCTCACTCAAATTGTCTCCGGATGTTGACGTTCTGGTGATCGACGGCAAACAAATGTCTGGCGCTATTCTGAAAGGTGCGGACAGTCTGGAACTCGACGGCGGTCAGCATCAGATACTGTTTCAGGTCAGCAAAAATCTTCGCGCCGGCTTGATGCCGATGTATCACTCCCCTGCGCTTATTGTGACGTTCAACGCCAAAAGCAGTCGTTCCGTTTCTTTCGTTTTGCCAAAACTGAGCAACGAAACTGAGGCGGCGCAATTTAACAAGCAGATGAATTATCAGCTGGTTGATGATCAGGGTCGGCAAATACCGACCCAACGTGATGTGCTGAATATGTTTAATCCCGGCCACACTGCGGACGCTGAAAAATTGATGATTACCTACAATTTGTCCGGCGCACGTGCAGCTGTTCCTTTGTTTGCGAAAGGATTCACGGATAAAAAAACGGCACTGGCTCAGGAAACACCGTCGAAAATTTCAATTACTTATCTCCATCCGCTATGGACACGACTGGCTGCCAACGCCAGCTTCGAACAATTATTGCTCTGGTTTAAGCTGCCAGGTGAACAGGAACGGACATCGTAA